TTTTGTCATTGCTGACAAATTTGATATCTGACAGCCTGGGATGGCAGTAACTAAGAGAAAAGGTACACTATGAACAAAGCAATCATTGGGGGAACAGGTGCAAGCTCTTTGCCCAACAGCTCGGGCCCCCATATCATCGATACTGTATATGGGTCTGTAGAGACGTATACGATTACAATCGGAAACGAAGAAATTCTTTTTTTACCACGCCATGGGTCTGGGCATACAACACCACCGCATGCAATTAATTTCCGTGCCAATTGTATGGCACTTAAGCAAATGGGGGTTACCTATGTCTATGCGCTTGCAACCAGCGGTTCCCTGGATAACGAGGTAAAGGAAGGCTCCATCGTGATAATCGAGGATTTCCTCGATTTTACCACCAATAGGGTCAAGACCTTCTTTGACGGTTCTGATAAGAAGATTGCCCATACAGATATGAGCGACCCTTACTGTAATCAATTGCGAAAGCTTTTCAAACAGAAAGCGGCACAAAAACAGATCCCTGTTGCAGATAACGGAGTGTATGTTTGCACCGACGGCCCCCGGTTTGAAGGAAAAAGCGAGATAAGGATGTACAAAAACCTTGGAGGGACAATCGTCGGTATGACAGGCATCCCAGAAGTGTTTTTGGCAAAGGAATTGAACATCTGTTATTCTGCGATCGGCCTCATCTCTAATATGGCCTGTGGTATTACCCAGGAAAACCTTGCAGGTATCGACCATAAAACTGTTGTCCAAAAGGCAACAAAAGATGCCTTGGATATTATCTGTGATATTTTTGCCGATAATCAACTCGATCAGAACCATTGTCAATGTACCGAGGCTGTGCTGCATGTATAACCAGGTTCCCCCTACCATAACGCTTGAATATAGTAAGGCATAGCAAATACAAACCATAGGAAAAACAATGAATACGATGTTACCGGTTACCTTGCATAGCGATGCAACAAAACTCTTGTTGCTGGACCAGACCGAACTCCCGACAATAGAAAAATTTTTGGAAATAGATACGAGGGAAGACCTATATGAAGCGATAAAAAAACTCCGTGTACGGGGAGCCCCTGCCATTGGGGTAGCTGCTGCCTATGGCGTATACGTATGTATGAGAAAAGAAACGTATGCTTCTCTTGATGAGATGCAGAAAGATTTCTCATCTTTGAAAAGCTATCTGGCCAGTTCTCGTCCCACTGCGGTAAATTTATTCTGGGCTTTGAACCGCATGGAAGTGCGATTTATTACTGAATGCACTCTAAAAACCAGTACACAGGATTCGGTATTGACAGGCTTGTTGGCTGAGAGCAAAGCAATCTTCGATGAGGACCAGAAGATGTCCATAGCAATAGGAAAACATGGTCTTACACTTTTTTCAAAACATATGGGGATTATGACACACTGTAACGCAGGAGGTTTGGCGACCACTGGGTACGGAACGGCCTTGGCACCCATCTATCTTGGCTTTGAACAAGGGTATGACTTCAAGGTATATGCTAATGAAACCCGACCCTTGCTCCAAGGTTCACGGTTGACTGCCTATGAACTGAACAAAGTCGGAATCGATGTCACGGTGCTGTGCGACAACATGGCTTCTTTGGTCATGAAGCAAGGGAAAATCGATGCCATTATCGTGGGAGCGGACAGAATTGCTGCAAATGGCGATACAGCGAATAAAATCGGGACCTCGGGCGTAGCCATATTGGCTAAGGAATATGGTATTCCTTTCTATGTGGCTGCTCCTACCT
The sequence above is a segment of the Sphaerochaeta pleomorpha str. Grapes genome. Coding sequences within it:
- a CDS encoding MTAP family purine nucleoside phosphorylase — translated: MNKAIIGGTGASSLPNSSGPHIIDTVYGSVETYTITIGNEEILFLPRHGSGHTTPPHAINFRANCMALKQMGVTYVYALATSGSLDNEVKEGSIVIIEDFLDFTTNRVKTFFDGSDKKIAHTDMSDPYCNQLRKLFKQKAAQKQIPVADNGVYVCTDGPRFEGKSEIRMYKNLGGTIVGMTGIPEVFLAKELNICYSAIGLISNMACGITQENLAGIDHKTVVQKATKDALDIICDIFADNQLDQNHCQCTEAVLHV
- the mtnA gene encoding S-methyl-5-thioribose-1-phosphate isomerase — its product is MNTMLPVTLHSDATKLLLLDQTELPTIEKFLEIDTREDLYEAIKKLRVRGAPAIGVAAAYGVYVCMRKETYASLDEMQKDFSSLKSYLASSRPTAVNLFWALNRMEVRFITECTLKTSTQDSVLTGLLAESKAIFDEDQKMSIAIGKHGLTLFSKHMGIMTHCNAGGLATTGYGTALAPIYLGFEQGYDFKVYANETRPLLQGSRLTAYELNKVGIDVTVLCDNMASLVMKQGKIDAIIVGADRIAANGDTANKIGTSGVAILAKEYGIPFYVAAPTSTFDLETAIGDDIEIEIRDGEEVINGFGKRTGPEGVKVYNPAFDVTASKYITAIITERGIITHPDRESVTSHLKNK